The proteins below come from a single Mustela nigripes isolate SB6536 chromosome 14, MUSNIG.SB6536, whole genome shotgun sequence genomic window:
- the LOC132001265 gene encoding glutathione S-transferase Mu 1 isoform X1 translates to MAAILGYWDIRGLAHAIRLLLEYTDSPYEEKKYTMGDAPDYDRSQWLNEKFKLGLDFPNLPYLIDGAHKITQSNAILRYIARKHNLCGETEEEKIRVDILENQAMDTSNELARVCYSPDFEKLKPGYLEGLPDKMKLYSQFLGTRPWFAGEKLTYVDFLAYDILDLHRIFEPKSLEAFPNLKEFMARVEGLKKISAYMKSSRFLPHPIYSKLAVWGSK, encoded by the exons ATGGCCGCGATCTTGGGTTATTGGGACATCCGCGGG CTTGCTCACGCGATCCGCCTGCTCCTGGAGTACACAGACTCACCCTACGAGGAGAAGAAGTACACCATGGGGGACG CTCCGGACTATGACAGAAGCCAGTGGCTGAATGAAAAATTCAAGCTGGGCCTGGACTTCCCCAAT CTGCCCTACTTAATTGATGGGGCTCACAAGATCACCCAGAGCAACGCCATCCTTCGCTACATTGCCCGCAAACACAACTTAT gtggggagacagaagaggagaagattCGTGTGGACATTTTGGAGAACCAAGCTATGGACACCTCCAATGAGCTGGCCAGGGTCTGCTATAGCCCTGACTTT GAGAAACTGAAGCCTGGGTACCTGGAGGGCCTCCCTGACAAGATGAAGCTCTACTCACAGTTTCTGGGGACGAGGCCTTGGTTTGCTGGGGAGAAG ctCACTTATGTGGATTTCCTGGCTTATGACATCCTTGACCTGCACCGAATATTTGAGCCGAAGTCATTGGAAGCATTCCCGAACCTAAAGGAGTTCATGGCCCGAGTTGAG GGCCTGAAGAAAATCTCTGCCTACATGAAGTCCAGCCGCTTCCTCCCACACCCGATATACTCAAAGCTTGCTGTGTGGGGCAGCAAGTAG
- the LOC132001265 gene encoding glutathione S-transferase Mu 1 isoform X3 produces MGDAPDYDRSQWLNEKFKLGLDFPNLPYLIDGAHKITQSNAILRYIARKHNLCGETEEEKIRVDILENQAMDTSNELARVCYSPDFEKLKPGYLEGLPDKMKLYSQFLGTRPWFAGEKLTYVDFLAYDILDLHRIFEPKSLEAFPNLKEFMARVEGLKKISAYMKSSRFLPHPIYSKLAVWGSK; encoded by the exons ATGGGGGACG CTCCGGACTATGACAGAAGCCAGTGGCTGAATGAAAAATTCAAGCTGGGCCTGGACTTCCCCAAT CTGCCCTACTTAATTGATGGGGCTCACAAGATCACCCAGAGCAACGCCATCCTTCGCTACATTGCCCGCAAACACAACTTAT gtggggagacagaagaggagaagattCGTGTGGACATTTTGGAGAACCAAGCTATGGACACCTCCAATGAGCTGGCCAGGGTCTGCTATAGCCCTGACTTT GAGAAACTGAAGCCTGGGTACCTGGAGGGCCTCCCTGACAAGATGAAGCTCTACTCACAGTTTCTGGGGACGAGGCCTTGGTTTGCTGGGGAGAAG ctCACTTATGTGGATTTCCTGGCTTATGACATCCTTGACCTGCACCGAATATTTGAGCCGAAGTCATTGGAAGCATTCCCGAACCTAAAGGAGTTCATGGCCCGAGTTGAG GGCCTGAAGAAAATCTCTGCCTACATGAAGTCCAGCCGCTTCCTCCCACACCCGATATACTCAAAGCTTGCTGTGTGGGGCAGCAAGTAG
- the LOC132001266 gene encoding glutathione S-transferase Mu 1-like produces the protein MVMILGYWDIRGLAHAIRLLLEYTDSPYEEKKYTMGAAPDYDRSQWLNEKFKLGLDFPNLPYLIDGAHKITQSNAILRYIARKHNLCGETEEEKIRVDILENQAMDTSNELARVCYSPDFEKLKPGYLEGLPDKMKLYSQFLGTRPWFAGEKLTYVDFLAYDLLDILRMFEPKCLDAFPNLKEFVARFEGLKKISAYMKSSRFLPGPLFLKVAMWGNK, from the exons atggtcatgatcttgggttatTGGGACATTCGCGGG CTTGCTCACGCGATCCGCCTGCTCCTGGAGTACACAGACTCACCCTACGAGGAGAAGAAGTACACCATGGGGGCTG CTCCGGACTATGACAGAAGCCAATGGCTGAATGAAAAATTCAAGCTGGGCCTGGACTTCCCCAAT CTGCCCTACTTAATTGATGGGGCTCACAAGATCACCCAGAGCAACGCCATCCTTCGCTACATTGCCCGCAAACACAACTTAT gtggggagacagaagaggagaagattCGTGTGGACATTTTGGAGAACCAAGCTATGGACACCTCCAATGAGCTGGCCAGGGTCTGCTATAGCCCTGACTTT GAGAAACTGAAGCCTGGGTACCTGGAGGGCCTCCCTGACAAGATGAAGCTCTACTCACAGTTTCTGGGGACGAGGCCTTGGTTTGCTGGGGAGAAG CTCACTTATGTGGATTTCCTGGCTTATGACCTGCTTGATATACTGCGTATGTTTGAGCCCAAGTGCCTGGATGCATTCCCGAACCTGAAGGAGTTTGTGGCCCGCTTTGAG GGCCTGAAGAAGATCTCTGCCTACATGAAGTCCAGCCGCTTCCTCCCAGGCCCTCTATTTCTAAAGGTTGCCATGTGGGGCAACAAGTAG
- the LOC132001265 gene encoding glutathione S-transferase Mu 1 isoform X2, with translation MAAILGYWDIRGLAHAIRLLLEYTDSPYEEKKYTMGDAPDYDRSQWLNEKFKLGLDFPNLPYLIDGAHKITQSNAILRYIARKHNLCGETEEEKIRVDILENQAMDTSNELARVCYSPDFEKLKPGYLEGLPDKMKLYSQFLGTRPWFAGEKLTYVDFLAYDILDLHRIFEPKSLEAFPNLKEFMARVEVIP, from the exons ATGGCCGCGATCTTGGGTTATTGGGACATCCGCGGG CTTGCTCACGCGATCCGCCTGCTCCTGGAGTACACAGACTCACCCTACGAGGAGAAGAAGTACACCATGGGGGACG CTCCGGACTATGACAGAAGCCAGTGGCTGAATGAAAAATTCAAGCTGGGCCTGGACTTCCCCAAT CTGCCCTACTTAATTGATGGGGCTCACAAGATCACCCAGAGCAACGCCATCCTTCGCTACATTGCCCGCAAACACAACTTAT gtggggagacagaagaggagaagattCGTGTGGACATTTTGGAGAACCAAGCTATGGACACCTCCAATGAGCTGGCCAGGGTCTGCTATAGCCCTGACTTT GAGAAACTGAAGCCTGGGTACCTGGAGGGCCTCCCTGACAAGATGAAGCTCTACTCACAGTTTCTGGGGACGAGGCCTTGGTTTGCTGGGGAGAAG ctCACTTATGTGGATTTCCTGGCTTATGACATCCTTGACCTGCACCGAATATTTGAGCCGAAGTCATTGGAAGCATTCCCGAACCTAAAGGAGTTCATGGCCCGAGTTGAGGTGATTCCCTGA